The sequence TACTAAATCTGGAACTATCAACTTAGATTTTGCTGATGTCAAAACAATTATGAGTGGCGCAGGTCCAGCTTGGATGGCTATAGGTAATGCCCGAGGAGAAGATCGAGCTGTTGAAGCTGCTAAAGCAGCTATCAATAGTCCTTTATTAGATGTATCGATAGATGGAGCCAAGGGTGTTTTATTAAATGTTTCAGGTGGAACAGATCTTACTCTTAATGAGGTCCAAAAAGCAGCGGATCTAATTGAAAGTATTGTAGATCCTGATGCTAATATCATATTCGGTATGTCAAATGATCCAAGACTGGAAGATGAGGTATCAATAACAATAATTGCTACGGGATTCCAAGCTGTAGAGAATGTGATTCCTAATAGTGACGATCTATTATCACAATTAGATATAGAAGTTTTAGATTCTGAAGATGCATTAGATATACCTCCTTTTATACGTAGGAATAAAACCTTTAATAAAAGAGGAATCTTTGGGCTTTAAGAACTCAATAAATTAACCAAATTATACTTCCTAAAAGTTTTTATATAAACAAAACACCACAGAATAACATCTGTGGTGTTTTTGATTTATACGAAAACTTTTCTATGATAAAATGAGCAGAGATATAAAACTGTTGAGAATACAAAATGTTTGAATTAGGTATTATAACCTGTAGTGACAAAGGCTCCAAAGGACAGAGAGATGATCTTAGCGGTAAATTAATTCAAGAAATTCTTGAAAAAAATGGGTTTCATTTATATTTTTATGCCGTTATACCTGATGATTTCGACACTATAAAAGCCCAGCTTGTAGAACTTTCTGATATTGATGAAATAGATTTAATTATTACCACAGGCGGTACAGGAATTACTAAAAGAGATGTTACTCCCGAGGCAACTAAAGCTATTGTCGAAAAGGAAATATTAGGAATTCCAGAAATCATGAGAGTTAAAACTTATGATCTTAATCCTCTATCAATTATAAGTAGGTCAGTATGCGGTTATAGAAATAAAACACTAATAATTAATTTACCTGGGAACCCTAGAGCAATTAGTGAATGTTTGAATATAATACTTCCGGTATTAGATCATGCAATCAAATTAATACAAAGCGATTCTTTAGACCATTGATACTGATAAAAGGAAAATCTAATGATTAATTTTGAAGTTTTTTCACTTTTTCCTGACATGTTTGAAACAATATTTAAGGATGGCATAATTTCACGAGCTTTAAATAACCAACTAGTAAAGATTAATCTACATGATTGGCGAGATAAATCTACAGATAATTATAAGACAGTAGATGATTATCAATATGGCGGTGGACCAGGAATGGTTCTAAAACCTGAACCATTGTTTGATAGTGTTGAATCAGTTATTACAAGGAAGAATGTACCTGTGATACTTTTATCTCCACAAGGAAAGAAATTCGATCAAAAGAAAGCTAGAGAACTTTCAAATTGTGATCAAATAGCTTTAATATGTGGAAGATATGGAGGATTTGATGAAAGAATTAGAAAACATTTGGCTACAGAAGAATTAAGCATAGGAGATTACGTTATGAGTGGCGGCGAGTTAGCTGCAATGGTTGTTATTGATACCGTTTCTAGACTTTTACCAGGTGTATTGGGAAATGAAGATTCATATAAACTCGATTCTTTCTATTCAGATTTGATACAATATCCACAATACACTCGGCCGTTTTCTTACAGAGGTTGGGATGTACCCGAAATCTTGTTATCGGGGAATCATAAAGAAATAAATGATTGGAGAAGAAAGCAATCTATAATACGCACAGCAAAAAAACGCCCTGAGATGATTGATCCTTCAGACCTATCTTTTGATGAATTAAGATTATTAGAACAAAATGATGAATAATTAAGTCACTAATGTCAATTAATTACCAAGACAATTATGGAGAAATAATATGGAAACATTTTTTTTAACATTTATTGGTTTATTATTATTTCTGGAATCATGGTACATATTGGGTTTTTATCTTGAGTCTAGATTATTAGGGATTGTTACCATGATAGGTACGGTACCATTATTAATAGGAATATTTTTATGGGAAATATTCAAATTAGAGATAATTGGATATTCTATACTCGGCATACCATCGGGCACAGCTTTAATACTTACATTAGTACTTTATTTCTCTTTATGGACCATTTATTTTATAACCTCATCAATAACATATTTATGGTCATATAATTCTCGGTTGTTAGGTTTTATATCTCTAATTATTGCTTTTCATTCGCTGATAATCTTTGGTATTCCATGGACCTATCCTGAGCAACAAGTCAGCAATGGAGCTGCTATGTTTATGAGTATTATTGGGATAATTTTGGGAATAATATCCACAATGAGGTTTTTTCAATTAGCAGTACCCTTTAGGTATATTACAAAGATGACAGGATGGTTTTCACTTTTTGGTTCTGTGATTTTATTATTAGTTGCACAGGGTATCATATTGAAATTATTTAATTTTTAAATAATTTTTGACAACTTGTTGTTTCGCAATTAAACTAATTCAGTGTTATTTAATCATGAAAAATATTAGAGGTAATTAAATGGAACCTAATCAACTGGTTCAAGCCCCAAATAAAGAAAATATAGATGATTTTTCACCCGGAGATACTATAAAGGTTGATGTTCGTATCATCGAAGGTAATCGAGAGCGTGTACAATCACTAGAAGGTGTAGTAATCGGAGAAAAAGGTTCTGGATTGCAACGAACCTTCACCTTACGTAGAACAACCAGAGGATTTGGTGTTGAGTTAACTTTTCCAATACACTCTCCTAAATTGGAGAGTTTGAAGGTTTTGCGTCGTGGAGATGTTAGACGTGCAAAACTTTATTATCTACGAAATCGTTCAGGAAAATCTGCCCGAATCAAGGAAAAAAGACAATATTAAATCTTATATTCCTTTGTGAGATTGATGTTATATGCTGAAGTTGCTGTTGATGCACTAATTTTAGAACCTAAAACTTATACGTATTCCATACCTAAAGATATGAATATATCAGTGGGGCAGATGGTTCAGGTTCCATTAAGAAATAAGTTTGTAGATGGTATTGTTACTGAGGTAAAAGATTCTGTCGACTTGTCTTATATCAAACCTATATATAAATGTGATGATATAGGTGCTTTACTAAATTCTCATCAAATTTATTTAGCTAGATGGATTAGCGATTATTATTTTACTTCTTTTTATACATGCTTAGTGTTAATGATTCCACCTGGGTTTTCTAATCGATCTCAACAATATTTACAAGCCCACGAATCTAGTACAAATGATATGCCCGAGGATTTATTTAAAGCCTTAGGAAAAAAATTAAAATTCAAAGGAAACATTGATCAGTTAAAAAAATTATTATCAAAAGATTCCGTAATTATTTTAAATAAACTAATCAAATCTAAAAATATTACTGTTGAATGGGATTGGGTTAACAAAACTACAATGCTTGATGATTTGAGAGTCCAACGATTAAGTGAGGCTGTGGATGTAAATCCTGTCATTGATAAAACTAAATTTCGGCCTAAAAATATATATACTGATGATTTTATTTTGACAGACTATCAGCATAAAGCTGTGCAAAAATTGAGTGAAGAAATTAAATCAAATAAGTTTTCAGTTAATTTACTGCATGGTATTACTGGGAGCGGTAAAACAGAAGTATATCTTAGATGTATAGAAGAATGTTTAAATTTAAATAAAAGAGTTCTCTTTCTTATTCCAGAAATTTCTTTAATTGATCAAGTTATTAAAGAATTAGAAATGAGATTTCCTGGGAAAATAACTTATTTTCATAGTTCTATGAAAGCACGTGAACATAGAAAAGTTTGGTGGGATATTCATGCAAATAAATTTGAAGTAGTAGTTGGCCCTAGAAGTGCTTTATTTACTCCTATTGATAATATTGGATTAATAATCATCGATGAAGAACATGAATGGAATTACAAACAAGAAGAACCTAACCCTAGATATAATGCGCGTTCTGTGGCCATGATAAAGGCTGAGAATTTAAATGCAACAGTATTATTGGGTAGCGCTACTCCAGATCTAATAACCTATCATAGAGCCAAAGTAATGGGTTCAATAAATATGCATGAATTGCCTTATCGTATTTCAGATAAATCCATGAATAGATCCAGTTATTCATGGAGTGACAATTTAGCTGATGTTGAAGTTGTTGATATGAAAGAAGAATTACAAAATGGCAATACAAGTATATTTAGCACGTCGTTGCTTGATAATATAAATCAGACTGCATATAGGGATGAACAGATAATTTTACTCGTTAATCGCAGAGGGACTTCTGTTTCTTTAAGATGCCAACACTGCTCTGAGATTGTATCATGCTCGAGTTGTAATGCTGTTCTAACATACCATTCTTCTATAGAAAAATTGATTTGTCATCTATGTAACCGTAAATATAATACGAATTATAAATGTAGCAAATGCGAATCTAGTGATATTAAAATGTTAGGTTTTGGAACTCAAAGAGTTGTATCTGAAATTAAAGAGCATTTTCCTGACTTATTAGTTTCTAGGTGGGATAGAGATATTTCGCAAGAAAATCGACATGATCCAGAAGTGTTACGAGATTTTTCTAATGGAAATGCTCAAATATTAGTTGGAACACAGATGGTAGCCAAAGGTCTAAATATACCAAACGTGACATTAGTAGGAATAGTTTTAGCAGATATAGGTTTGTTTATACCTGATTACAGATCAAGTGAAAAAATATTTCAATTGATATATCAAGTCGTTGGCCGTTCTGGACGAGGCGAAAAGCCAGGCAAAGGCATAGTACAGACATACTTCCCTGATAATTATGTTATTGATTTAGCATCCAAGCAAGATTTTTCTAGTTTTTATGAAGTGGAAGCAAAATTCAGACAAATACATAATTTACCTCCTTATAGTAGGATTGTTAAGTTAGTTTATTCTCATTTTGATCCACAAAGAGCTCAAAAAGAAGCTGAAAGAATGAAGAGAGAACTAATGCAAATAAGAAGTAAATGGGATTATTGGTACATTGATATTTCCGGTCCGGTTCCATCCTTTTATAATAAATTGAGAGGAAAATATCGTTGGCAAATAATTCTTCGAGGCCCAAATCCACGAGATATTATTAATAGAGTAAAAATCTCTGATAATTGGATTATAGATGTAGATCCTTTGTCGTTTAATTAGAATATCTTTGCACTTAT comes from SAR202 cluster bacterium and encodes:
- a CDS encoding cell division protein FtsZ; translated protein: TKSGTINLDFADVKTIMSGAGPAWMAIGNARGEDRAVEAAKAAINSPLLDVSIDGAKGVLLNVSGGTDLTLNEVQKAADLIESIVDPDANIIFGMSNDPRLEDEVSITIIATGFQAVENVIPNSDDLLSQLDIEVLDSEDALDIPPFIRRNKTFNKRGIFGL
- a CDS encoding MogA/MoaB family molybdenum cofactor biosynthesis protein, translated to MFELGIITCSDKGSKGQRDDLSGKLIQEILEKNGFHLYFYAVIPDDFDTIKAQLVELSDIDEIDLIITTGGTGITKRDVTPEATKAIVEKEILGIPEIMRVKTYDLNPLSIISRSVCGYRNKTLIINLPGNPRAISECLNIILPVLDHAIKLIQSDSLDH
- the trmD gene encoding tRNA (guanosine(37)-N1)-methyltransferase TrmD; translated protein: MNFEVFSLFPDMFETIFKDGIISRALNNQLVKINLHDWRDKSTDNYKTVDDYQYGGGPGMVLKPEPLFDSVESVITRKNVPVILLSPQGKKFDQKKARELSNCDQIALICGRYGGFDERIRKHLATEELSIGDYVMSGGELAAMVVIDTVSRLLPGVLGNEDSYKLDSFYSDLIQYPQYTRPFSYRGWDVPEILLSGNHKEINDWRRKQSIIRTAKKRPEMIDPSDLSFDELRLLEQNDE
- the rplS gene encoding 50S ribosomal protein L19, which produces MEPNQLVQAPNKENIDDFSPGDTIKVDVRIIEGNRERVQSLEGVVIGEKGSGLQRTFTLRRTTRGFGVELTFPIHSPKLESLKVLRRGDVRRAKLYYLRNRSGKSARIKEKRQY
- the priA gene encoding primosomal protein N', translating into MLYAEVAVDALILEPKTYTYSIPKDMNISVGQMVQVPLRNKFVDGIVTEVKDSVDLSYIKPIYKCDDIGALLNSHQIYLARWISDYYFTSFYTCLVLMIPPGFSNRSQQYLQAHESSTNDMPEDLFKALGKKLKFKGNIDQLKKLLSKDSVIILNKLIKSKNITVEWDWVNKTTMLDDLRVQRLSEAVDVNPVIDKTKFRPKNIYTDDFILTDYQHKAVQKLSEEIKSNKFSVNLLHGITGSGKTEVYLRCIEECLNLNKRVLFLIPEISLIDQVIKELEMRFPGKITYFHSSMKAREHRKVWWDIHANKFEVVVGPRSALFTPIDNIGLIIIDEEHEWNYKQEEPNPRYNARSVAMIKAENLNATVLLGSATPDLITYHRAKVMGSINMHELPYRISDKSMNRSSYSWSDNLADVEVVDMKEELQNGNTSIFSTSLLDNINQTAYRDEQIILLVNRRGTSVSLRCQHCSEIVSCSSCNAVLTYHSSIEKLICHLCNRKYNTNYKCSKCESSDIKMLGFGTQRVVSEIKEHFPDLLVSRWDRDISQENRHDPEVLRDFSNGNAQILVGTQMVAKGLNIPNVTLVGIVLADIGLFIPDYRSSEKIFQLIYQVVGRSGRGEKPGKGIVQTYFPDNYVIDLASKQDFSSFYEVEAKFRQIHNLPPYSRIVKLVYSHFDPQRAQKEAERMKRELMQIRSKWDYWYIDISGPVPSFYNKLRGKYRWQIILRGPNPRDIINRVKISDNWIIDVDPLSFN